GGGTGCAAGGCGTGATGCCACCGGTCTCGAGCCTCGAACGGCTGATTGGCGGTCTGGGGATCGACAACGACGATACCGTGGTCATCGTGCCGGCGGGAACCGGTGCTACGGACTTCGGTAGTGCTGCCCGCGTATTCTGGACCTTCCAGGTCCTCAGCCATGACGATGTCACCATCCTCGATGGCGGCTTTGCTGGTTGGCAGGAGGCCGGCCTCGATGTGGCAAGTGGAGAGGTCCAGTACCCCGATCCGGTGCGCTTTGAAGGTAGTCTTGATGACTCGTTGCTGGCGACAACCGAGGAAGTTGAAGCCGCACGCGATGCTCAGGTGCAATTGGTGGATGCGCGCCCGGAAGGCTTCTTTTCCGGCGGCGAGCAGTCATCGGCCACGTCGTCACCGGGTACCATTCCTGGAGCATTGAATCTGCCCTATGAGAATTTTCTACGTGATGACAAGGGCGCCTGGCACCTGGATACCGCAGAGGTGACGGCTCGATTACAGGCGTCGGAACTCAGCGGCGATGCGCCCATGGTGTCATTCTGCAATACCGGACATTGGGCAGCGACCGATTGGTTCGTGCTCAGCCAGATTGCTGGTTATGACGATGTCGCGCTTTATGATGGCTCGATGGCCGAATGGACTCAGGATGGAACACGACCAGTGCAGGTAGCCAAGCGTGGCCTGGGTAAGGTGCTGGATGCGCTGGGCATCGGCAACGATAGCGAAAGTGGGTCCTGATATCCCGTCATTCGGGGTCCAATGGTGATGGGACCCCGACCTTTTTTCCCTTGACGAGAACGCTGATCAGATGAGTGAGGTAGCGGCTTCGATACTCGGTTCCACACGGCCCCGAAGTGATGGATTCAGAGATGATGAATTCAGAAGTGACCGATTTATAGCCGGCCTGGCACTGGCGGGAATGCTGGTGGTAGGCGGCCTTGTATGGCTGGAGACGGCGCCTTTTCTGGTGGCGCTGTTTGCCGTAGGCGTGGTGCTTGGGGTTGCGCTGTACCACGGTGCCTTTGGCTTCACGGCGGGTTGGCGTAACCTGGTGACCAAGCGGCGCGGGGCAGGTATGCGGGCCCAGTTGCTGCTGTTTGCGCTGTCATCGCTGATCATGATTCCGCTGCTTGGCAGCGGTCAACCGGGCATGGTGGGCGCCGTCGCACCAATCGGTGTTTCGTTGGTGGTGGGCTCCTTCCTGTTCGGTATCGGCATGCAGCTGGGTGGCGGCTGTGGCTCAGGCACATTGTTTACTGTGGGCGCCGGCAACATCCGCATGCTGGTTACGCTGCTGTTCTTCATCGTCGGCGCGGTGGTCGGCTCCATTCATCTGCCCTGGTGGCTGGATCTGCCTGCTGTTGATCCGATAAGCCTGATAGATGTCGCCGGCGTACCGGGTGCGATTGCCATTCAGTGGCTGGGACTGGCGCTGGTCATGCTATGGGTCAATCGCGTCGAGCGCCGCGCTCATGGCGAGGTTCAGCGTGGCGAACTGCAATGCTCCCCAACCGAAAACGGCTGGTGGCGTACCTTGCTCACCGGGCGGTGGCCTTTTGTGTGGGCGATTCTGGTGCTCGCGGTCGGTAATGCGCTGACACTGGCCATCGGCGGCGCTCCCTGGGGGATCACCTTCGCCTTCAACCTGTGGGGGGCCAAGGCCTTGCAGGCAGTCGGCGTGGATATGAGCCAGTTTGAATTCTGGACCTGGGATTATCCGGCCATGGCACTGTCCGACTCAGTGCTGGTCAATATCACTTCGGTGATGAACTTCGGTTTGTTGCTGGGCGCCATGTGGGCCGCAGGCATGGCCAATCGTTTCAATGAAGCCAGTCGTCAACGCCCGCAGGGACGCCCGTTTCTTGCTGCAGTCATCGGTGGCCTGCTGCTCGGCTATGGGGCTCGGTTGGGTTTTGGCTGCAATATCGGCGCACTGTTCTCCGGTCTGGCTTCGGGGAGCCTGCATGCATGGGTGTGGTTCGCCTGCGCTTTTGTCGGCTCGTTGATCGGTATTCGGCTGCGACCGATGTTTCGTCTGGCCAACTGAGACAGGAGGAGATCGAAATGCAAGCTGCCTATAAACGCTATCGTGTGATCGCCTTCCTGTTGGTTGTGTTGATGTTGGTCCTGGCGGACCACCTGGCGAGCCCGACCTTTGCCTTCAATATGGGTGATGGACGTGCGCAGACCGCACTCAACCAACGAGATGCTTCGGCTTGTGCGCCCTGTGGCGCGCCTTGTCCGTCAACGAGGAAATAAGAGCAAGCGACGGGCTACGCGTACGCTTCGCTCGAGCTACGAGCAGTGCCCGCGGCTGACTGACCCCACGGGCGTTGTCGATAGCCCATGACATGGCATTGAAGAGCTCGCAGCTCGTGACTCGAAGCGGCTGCTATTCCGACTTCCGCTGAGATATCTTCGGCCCGAGCGGGCCGAGCCACAACCAGACCTGTAGCACGACCAGCACCGGCAGCAACCAGTCCGGTGCTCCGACCGTCCACACCAGTACCCGATGGATCATGAACGCGGTGAGGCCACCCAGTAGACCCAGAATCGGGAACATCAGCGGTCGTTCGCTACCGGGACGACGCGTGAGGCGGAACAGTGACCCGGTGAAGGCGCCAAAGCTGATGGCCATGGCCAACGGAATCCAGAGTTCGCGAAGCACATCCTGCATCGGTTGCTGCTCATGTGATGGGTTTCCGATAGCCTGGCGATTTGTGGGCCATCTGGCGATACCACTTTGGCCTGGATGTACGTGGGTCCGGATATACATTGGCGGGGGCGCGGGCCGGTTACAGTTCGACCTTGTCCTTGTACTCGCAGAGATCTTCAATCACACAGCTTCCGCAGCGTGGCTTGCGGGCCACGCAGGTATAGCGGCCATGCAGAATCAGCCAGTGATGTGCATCCTGGCGGAACTCCCTGGGAACGTGGCGCATCAGCTTGTTCTCTACCTCGACGACATCCTTGCCCCTGGCGATGCCGGTACGGTTGGAAACCCGAAAGATATGGGTATCCACCGCGATGGTTGGCTGTCCGAAGGCGGTGTTGAGAATGACATTGGCTGTCTTGCGACCGACGCCGGGGAGTGCCTCCAGCGCCTCACGAGTCTGTGGAATCTCACCGCCATGGCGTGACAGGAGCAGGTGACAGGTCTTCATCAGGTTCTCGGCCTTGGTGTTGAACAGGCCGATGGTCTTGATGTGTTCCTTGAGTCCGTCGATACCCAGCTCGATGATCGCTTGTGGAGTGTTGGCTACAGGGAACAGCTTGGCGGTCGCCTTGTTGACACCCACGTCGGTGGCCTGGGCCGAAAGCAAGACCGCAGCGAGGAGCTCGAACGGACTTGACCAGTTCAACTCTGTCGTCGGATGAGGATTATGGTCGCGCAATCGGGTGAAGATCTCGAGGCGTTTCTGGGCGTTCATGGGCGGCGTCGGCTATGGGGCGGTGGAAGTGAAGGCGTCATTGAACGGCGAACCCGTCGATCAACTCGAGTGATGGGCCAGTGTTTCGCGAGCCTGTTGCAGCAACTGCTCGGCCTGCTCGATCTGTTGATGGGCACTGGCGATGGCCGCGCTATCATTCTGACGCTCGGCATGGGCAAGCTGTTGATTCG
This Halomonas huangheensis DNA region includes the following protein-coding sequences:
- the nth gene encoding endonuclease III, which translates into the protein MNAQKRLEIFTRLRDHNPHPTTELNWSSPFELLAAVLLSAQATDVGVNKATAKLFPVANTPQAIIELGIDGLKEHIKTIGLFNTKAENLMKTCHLLLSRHGGEIPQTREALEALPGVGRKTANVILNTAFGQPTIAVDTHIFRVSNRTGIARGKDVVEVENKLMRHVPREFRQDAHHWLILHGRYTCVARKPRCGSCVIEDLCEYKDKVEL
- a CDS encoding YeeE/YedE family protein, giving the protein MSEVAASILGSTRPRSDGFRDDEFRSDRFIAGLALAGMLVVGGLVWLETAPFLVALFAVGVVLGVALYHGAFGFTAGWRNLVTKRRGAGMRAQLLLFALSSLIMIPLLGSGQPGMVGAVAPIGVSLVVGSFLFGIGMQLGGGCGSGTLFTVGAGNIRMLVTLLFFIVGAVVGSIHLPWWLDLPAVDPISLIDVAGVPGAIAIQWLGLALVMLWVNRVERRAHGEVQRGELQCSPTENGWWRTLLTGRWPFVWAILVLAVGNALTLAIGGAPWGITFAFNLWGAKALQAVGVDMSQFEFWTWDYPAMALSDSVLVNITSVMNFGLLLGAMWAAGMANRFNEASRQRPQGRPFLAAVIGGLLLGYGARLGFGCNIGALFSGLASGSLHAWVWFACAFVGSLIGIRLRPMFRLAN
- a CDS encoding sulfurtransferase produces the protein MRRTFPAVALLMATGTVYAANVEPLVSPQWLSEHLEDENLVVLDIRSSVDNGGDRSSFEKAHIPGSIYSSYTEDGWRETRDGVQGVMPPVSSLERLIGGLGIDNDDTVVIVPAGTGATDFGSAARVFWTFQVLSHDDVTILDGGFAGWQEAGLDVASGEVQYPDPVRFEGSLDDSLLATTEEVEAARDAQVQLVDARPEGFFSGGEQSSATSSPGTIPGALNLPYENFLRDDKGAWHLDTAEVTARLQASELSGDAPMVSFCNTGHWAATDWFVLSQIAGYDDVALYDGSMAEWTQDGTRPVQVAKRGLGKVLDALGIGNDSESGS